A single region of the Aphanothece sacrum FPU1 genome encodes:
- a CDS encoding MBL fold metallo-hydrolase, with the protein MSVNHLSCLSYGVGHGQEGVCLNLQIGPHRILLDCGLPNIYQLLTQAKPPVDAVFCSHAHGDHARGLLALHQAFETLPIYASQVTTRLLPLNWPEQISDTNFCFPLKWRSPIQLLKNLTAELFPAGHLPGAAAILLSYRTPKRTYKVLYTGDFSLSNLQLVEGLSVEGLRGLSPDVLIMEGSYGTARHPHRRQQEKHLMQQIEESLTRGYNIVLPVPTLGLGQELLKLLRSHHQFTGRDLDIWVHGQIPQACDTYLELLSEFPASVQNFAKHQPLFWDERICPRLRRLTPQQRGALGQPPCIILTDDITNLYDEGYLISGPWLMLLPASPTEGLGVDSPEILSITQSCPIPWETYLLAEHSDGRNTTQLIHNLRPQHIIFVHGSPTHLADLISLEELQNRYQLHAPSVGNLVELPIGEQFIQPSVTSPNIYEGELNEQDTNITLTFSDTLNQDTRWRQFADTGLVEARWQGSELVLRGVSQRELLNQSSQDKIGRDVDCCLICRHYRGQRCWNSQSPLYGFKVTPEGYCPVFESLEDQ; encoded by the coding sequence ATGAGTGTCAATCATCTATCCTGTTTGTCTTATGGAGTCGGTCACGGTCAAGAAGGAGTGTGTCTTAATCTACAAATTGGCCCCCACCGTATTTTACTTGACTGTGGTTTGCCCAATATTTACCAACTCCTGACCCAAGCTAAACCTCCAGTAGATGCCGTATTCTGTAGTCATGCTCATGGTGATCACGCTAGGGGTCTTTTAGCCCTACACCAAGCTTTTGAGACACTCCCTATCTACGCTAGTCAAGTAACGACCCGACTGCTTCCTCTTAACTGGCCTGAGCAAATTTCTGATACGAATTTCTGTTTTCCCTTAAAATGGCGATCGCCGATTCAATTATTAAAAAATCTCACGGCTGAATTATTCCCGGCCGGCCATTTGCCAGGGGCCGCTGCCATTTTATTAAGTTATCGTACCCCAAAACGCACCTATAAAGTGCTTTACACAGGAGATTTTTCTCTTTCTAATCTACAACTGGTGGAAGGCCTGTCCGTGGAAGGATTACGGGGATTATCCCCTGATGTCCTCATCATGGAAGGCAGTTACGGAACGGCCCGTCATCCCCATCGTCGTCAGCAAGAAAAACATCTGATGCAGCAAATTGAGGAATCTTTAACACGAGGCTATAATATTGTTTTACCTGTTCCAACTTTGGGGTTAGGTCAAGAACTCCTCAAGCTTTTACGTTCCCATCATCAGTTTACCGGACGAGATTTAGATATTTGGGTACATGGTCAAATTCCTCAAGCTTGTGATACTTACTTGGAGTTATTGTCTGAATTTCCGGCATCAGTCCAAAATTTCGCTAAACATCAACCGTTATTTTGGGATGAGCGGATTTGTCCCCGTTTGCGTCGTCTGACTCCCCAACAACGAGGGGCTTTAGGGCAACCCCCTTGTATTATTCTAACGGATGATATTACAAATCTTTATGATGAAGGATATTTAATATCAGGCCCTTGGTTGATGTTATTACCTGCTTCCCCTACTGAAGGATTAGGGGTTGATTCTCCTGAGATTTTAAGCATTACTCAATCTTGTCCTATTCCCTGGGAAACTTATCTTTTAGCAGAACATAGTGATGGACGTAATACTACTCAATTAATTCATAATTTACGACCCCAACATATCATTTTTGTTCATGGTTCTCCTACTCATTTAGCTGATTTAATTAGTTTAGAAGAATTACAAAATCGCTATCAACTTCATGCCCCCTCAGTAGGAAATTTGGTAGAACTCCCTATTGGAGAGCAATTTATTCAACCTTCTGTTACTTCTCCTAATATTTATGAAGGAGAATTAAACGAACAAGATACTAATATTACTCTGACATTTTCTGATACTCTTAATCAAGATACCCGTTGGCGACAGTTTGCAGATACAGGGTTAGTTGAAGCCCGTTGGCAAGGTAGCGAATTAGTGTTACGCGGCGTTTCTCAACGTGAACTTTTAAATCAAAGTAGTCAAGATAAAATAGGTCGAGATGTAGATTGTTGTCTAATTTGTCGTCATTATCGGGGTCAGCGTTGTTGGAATTCTCAGTCTCCTTTATATGGGTTTAAAGTGACTCCAGAGGGATATTGTCCTGTTTTTGAATCCCTTGAAGACCAATAA
- a CDS encoding glycosyltransferase: MTDLQEWRNRNLSYYQDIEELYQFFVQPQSEVLEIGSGTGYLLESVKPKYGLGIDTNSQVIENSQKRFPELEFWVEKAELFQSNKEFDYILLANTVSYLENIQKALVNVKKACKTSTKIILTFHNPGWEFVLKLATFLKQRMQIETLNWLSYEDITNLLNLEGLEVIGKGKRMLVPRRIPLLYGLFNKYLAPLPIINNLCLTEYIIARVQPNLAEGKKNIQNFTCSVIVPARNEAGNIESCVTRMPQLGKHTEIIFIEGHSQDNTWEEIQRVQAKYGEQWDIKIDQQKGKGKGDAVRQGFAMATGDILIILDSDLTVLPEDLIYFFDAIASGRCEFANGCRLVYPVNSEAMPWLNRMANRFFAWLLSYLLNVKIKDSLCGTKVLSRENYLRIAANRSYFGEFDPFGDFDLLFGAAKLGLKIQDIPVRYVPRSYGSSNIQHFKEGLVLLKMCLYAAQKIKFR, translated from the coding sequence ATGACAGATTTACAAGAATGGAGAAACAGAAATTTATCTTACTATCAGGATATTGAAGAACTGTATCAATTTTTCGTACAGCCTCAATCTGAAGTATTAGAAATCGGCTCAGGAACAGGTTATTTACTAGAGTCCGTCAAGCCCAAATACGGTTTAGGAATTGATACTAATTCTCAAGTTATTGAAAATTCTCAGAAAAGATTTCCAGAGTTAGAATTTTGGGTAGAAAAAGCTGAATTATTCCAAAGTAACAAAGAATTTGACTATATATTATTAGCAAATACTGTTAGTTACCTTGAGAATATTCAAAAAGCTTTAGTCAATGTAAAAAAGGCCTGTAAAACATCAACAAAAATTATTCTAACATTTCATAATCCTGGTTGGGAATTTGTCTTAAAATTAGCCACTTTTCTCAAACAAAGAATGCAAATTGAGACGCTTAATTGGCTCAGTTATGAAGATATAACAAATTTGCTTAACTTGGAAGGTTTGGAGGTTATCGGCAAGGGAAAACGGATGCTTGTTCCCCGAAGAATACCCTTATTATATGGGTTATTTAATAAATATTTAGCTCCTCTACCAATTATTAATAATCTCTGTTTAACTGAATATATCATTGCTAGAGTGCAACCTAATTTAGCCGAGGGGAAAAAAAATATTCAAAATTTTACCTGTTCTGTAATTGTCCCTGCCCGTAATGAAGCCGGTAATATCGAAAGTTGTGTAACTCGAATGCCACAGCTAGGAAAACACACAGAAATTATTTTTATCGAAGGACATTCTCAAGATAATACTTGGGAAGAAATTCAGCGAGTACAAGCTAAATATGGTGAGCAATGGGATATTAAAATTGACCAACAAAAAGGCAAAGGAAAAGGGGATGCCGTACGTCAAGGTTTTGCTATGGCCACGGGAGATATTCTGATAATTTTGGATTCAGATTTAACCGTTCTACCAGAAGATTTAATCTATTTCTTTGATGCTATTGCCTCTGGACGGTGTGAATTTGCTAATGGCTGTCGTTTAGTGTATCCAGTTAATTCTGAAGCTATGCCTTGGTTAAATCGCATGGCTAATCGTTTTTTTGCTTGGTTACTTTCCTATCTTCTAAATGTCAAGATTAAAGATTCTCTGTGTGGCACAAAAGTGCTTTCAAGAGAGAATTATTTACGAATTGCGGCTAATCGTTCTTATTTTGGTGAATTTGATCCTTTTGGAGATTTTGACTTATTATTTGGCGCAGCTAAACTAGGATTAAAAATTCAAGATATTCCTGTTAGATATGTACCTAGAAGTTATGGTAGTTCCAATATTCAGCATTTTAAGGAAGGATTAGTTTTGTTGAAAATGTGTCTCTATGCTGCTCAAAAAATCAAGTTTCGTTAA
- a CDS encoding bifunctional sterol desaturase/short chain dehydrogenase, which produces MVFNILTATTVILATILWVEIVRDSYHVLSHYWPPLYRLHIWHHRVFRPDLSPVSEEIYRKAHWYNDLPEALVMLTLSLLPGVILTVQNSPYSWVAWSGSIYTLTFLFGAIARGAGVPYADELTDLTHRQGDFTSLPAPWFVNRPYHWRHHFDNQKAYYCGTLTFVDKIMGTALSLKGKTIAVTGASGSLGLSLLKHLHLNGAKVIALTSQERILNIDIDDEEIPVKTLTWQVGKEAQLKDELDKIDILIINHGLNVHQGRSEAAIAQSYEVNTFSGWRLMELFFNTVQTNEDKVRKEVWVNTSEAEVNPAFSPLYELSKRTFGDLVTLRRLDAPCVVRKLILGPFKSNLNPIGVMSADWVAKQIVKGAKQDNRNIIVTINPMTFIAFPFKEFLQSLYFKIFTRSNQ; this is translated from the coding sequence ATGGTATTTAATATCCTTACCGCCACAACTGTGATCTTGGCAACGATTCTTTGGGTAGAAATTGTACGGGACTCTTATCATGTTTTATCCCATTATTGGCCTCCTTTATATCGTCTCCATATTTGGCATCATCGGGTTTTTCGTCCTGATTTATCCCCTGTTAGTGAGGAGATTTATCGTAAGGCTCACTGGTATAATGATTTGCCAGAAGCTTTAGTCATGTTAACCTTGAGTCTTTTACCTGGGGTGATTCTCACTGTACAAAATAGCCCTTATAGTTGGGTAGCTTGGTCAGGCTCTATTTATACTTTAACCTTTTTATTTGGGGCGATCGCTCGTGGTGCAGGGGTTCCTTATGCGGATGAATTGACAGATCTTACCCATCGTCAAGGGGATTTTACCTCACTTCCGGCTCCTTGGTTCGTCAATCGTCCTTATCATTGGCGACACCATTTTGATAACCAAAAGGCTTATTATTGTGGTACATTAACTTTTGTTGATAAAATTATGGGAACGGCTTTATCTCTTAAAGGTAAAACCATCGCTGTAACAGGTGCATCGGGAAGTTTGGGTCTATCTTTACTCAAACATTTACACTTAAATGGGGCTAAAGTCATTGCTTTAACCTCTCAAGAAAGAATCCTGAATATAGATATTGATGATGAAGAAATACCTGTTAAAACTTTAACTTGGCAAGTGGGAAAAGAAGCTCAATTAAAGGATGAATTAGACAAGATTGATATTTTAATTATTAATCATGGTCTTAATGTTCATCAAGGCAGAAGTGAAGCTGCGATCGCTCAATCTTATGAAGTTAATACTTTTTCTGGTTGGCGATTAATGGAATTGTTTTTTAACACAGTTCAAACCAATGAAGATAAAGTTCGTAAAGAAGTTTGGGTTAATACCTCTGAAGCGGAAGTAAATCCAGCTTTTAGCCCTCTTTATGAATTAAGTAAACGTACTTTTGGTGATTTAGTAACTTTACGTCGTTTAGATGCTCCCTGTGTGGTAAGAAAGTTAATTTTAGGGCCATTTAAAAGTAATCTTAATCCTATTGGGGTTATGTCGGCTGATTGGGTGGCTAAACAAATTGTTAAGGGAGCAAAACAGGATAATCGTAATATTATTGTTACTATTAATCCTATGACTTTTATCGCTTTTCCTTTTAAAGAATTCTTACAAAGTTTATACTTTAAAATCTTTACTAGATCAAATCAATAA
- a CDS encoding glucose-1-phosphate adenylyltransferase: MKRVLAIILGGGAGSRLYPLTKLRAKPAVPLAGKYRLIDIPVSNCINAEILKIYVLTQFNSASLNRHLSRTYNFTAFSDGFVEVLAAQQTTENPSWFQGTADAVRQYLWLFQDWDVDEYLILSGDHLYQMDYTDFVRRHRETRADITLSVVPMDEKRASSFGLMKIDDRGRVVDFCEKPKGDELKQMQVDTTILGLNSEQAKESPYIASMGIYVFKKEVLNTLLANNPEQTDFGKEIIPSSAKDYNLQAYLFKGYWEDIGTIEAFYEANLALNRQPSPPFSFYNEKAPIYTRARYLPPTKVLNSNITESMISEGCIIKECRIHNSILGIRSRVEADCVIEDTMLMGSDYYESPEIRASYLTEGKLPIGIGKGSTIRRAIVDKNARIGKNVTIVNKENIEESNRENEGFYIRNGIVVVLKNATIADGTVI, from the coding sequence GTGAAAAGAGTTTTAGCAATCATACTTGGCGGTGGCGCAGGATCGCGCTTGTATCCCCTAACGAAATTGCGGGCCAAACCCGCCGTTCCTTTAGCGGGTAAATATCGCCTAATTGATATTCCGGTCAGCAATTGTATTAACGCAGAAATACTCAAAATCTACGTTTTAACTCAATTTAACTCCGCTTCCCTTAACCGTCATCTGAGTCGCACCTACAACTTCACAGCCTTTAGCGATGGATTTGTGGAAGTGTTGGCAGCACAACAGACAACGGAAAATCCTAGTTGGTTCCAAGGAACGGCTGATGCTGTGCGTCAGTATCTGTGGTTATTTCAAGATTGGGATGTGGATGAATACTTGATTCTGTCGGGCGATCATTTATATCAAATGGACTACACGGATTTTGTCCGTCGTCATCGCGAAACTAGGGCTGATATTACTCTATCCGTAGTCCCTATGGATGAGAAACGGGCATCTAGTTTTGGTTTGATGAAAATTGATGATCGTGGCCGAGTGGTTGATTTCTGCGAAAAACCTAAAGGGGATGAATTAAAGCAGATGCAAGTTGATACCACTATTTTAGGATTAAACTCAGAACAGGCAAAAGAAAGTCCTTATATTGCTTCTATGGGAATTTATGTCTTTAAGAAAGAGGTACTCAACACCCTACTAGCTAATAACCCCGAACAAACGGATTTTGGCAAAGAAATTATTCCTTCATCGGCGAAGGATTACAATTTACAGGCCTATCTCTTTAAGGGATATTGGGAAGATATCGGAACGATTGAGGCTTTTTATGAGGCTAATTTAGCTCTAAATCGTCAACCATCCCCTCCGTTTAGCTTTTATAACGAAAAAGCCCCCATTTATACCCGCGCCCGTTATTTGCCACCTACCAAGGTGCTTAATAGCAACATCACTGAATCGATGATTAGTGAAGGGTGTATTATTAAAGAGTGCCGCATCCATAATTCAATCTTAGGGATTCGTAGCAGGGTAGAAGCCGATTGTGTCATTGAAGATACGATGTTAATGGGGTCAGATTACTATGAATCCCCAGAAATAAGAGCGTCTTACTTAACAGAAGGCAAACTTCCTATAGGAATCGGCAAAGGTAGCACTATTCGACGGGCTATTGTTGATAAAAATGCTCGTATTGGCAAGAATGTCACCATTGTCAATAAAGAAAACATCGAAGAATCTAACCGTGAAAACGAAGGTTTCTACATTCGCAATGGCATTGTTGTTGTCCTTAAAAATGCCACTATTGCTGATGGCACAGTGATTTAG
- a CDS encoding FkbM family methyltransferase: MITLKLSTQTKVTIARWLSKLIVGLRAIFGLSPITKVYRQGLKWSLDLREGIDLAIYLGVYEPETIKALKKLVHSGDIILDIGANIGAITLPLAQFVGESGQVISFEPTLWAYNKLQTNLSLNPHLVNRVKPEQIMLLEPGEKPPSLVYSSWNLQGNQDEITHPEHQGKLMTTDGVQGISLDEYFENNPVDKINLIKLDVDGYELTVIKGAKNTLLHYKPDIIIEMAPYIQEEKNQLLELLYELENHGYKLQELNTGKQISMTQEAIEKLCPPGGGINTLLIHNTKL; encoded by the coding sequence ATGATTACTTTAAAACTATCAACTCAAACTAAAGTTACGATTGCTCGTTGGCTAAGTAAACTAATTGTTGGACTAAGAGCAATTTTTGGACTTTCGCCTATTACCAAAGTCTATCGACAGGGTTTAAAATGGTCACTAGATTTACGAGAAGGAATCGATTTAGCTATCTATTTAGGCGTTTATGAACCGGAAACAATTAAAGCTCTAAAAAAGCTAGTTCATTCTGGTGATATAATTTTAGATATTGGGGCCAATATTGGAGCAATAACTTTACCCCTTGCTCAATTTGTTGGAGAGTCAGGACAAGTTATTTCTTTTGAACCAACTTTATGGGCTTATAATAAATTACAAACAAATTTATCTTTGAATCCTCATTTAGTGAATCGGGTAAAACCTGAACAAATTATGTTATTAGAACCTGGAGAAAAACCTCCATCTCTTGTTTATTCTAGTTGGAATTTGCAAGGTAATCAAGATGAAATAACCCATCCTGAGCATCAAGGAAAGTTAATGACAACTGATGGTGTTCAAGGAATATCTCTAGATGAGTATTTTGAGAATAATCCTGTTGATAAAATCAACTTAATTAAGCTAGATGTTGATGGATATGAACTAACTGTTATAAAAGGAGCAAAAAACACTCTTTTACATTATAAGCCTGATATAATAATTGAGATGGCTCCCTATATTCAAGAAGAAAAAAACCAGTTATTAGAGTTACTTTATGAGCTTGAAAATCATGGATATAAACTCCAAGAATTAAACACAGGAAAGCAAATTTCAATGACTCAAGAGGCGATTGAAAAACTATGTCCCCCAGGGGGAGGGATAAATACTCTATTAATTCATAATACAAAATTATAG
- a CDS encoding glycosyltransferase: MPDKYWTDNSEPQELDPLRSLLSEWSDPEDEEEEFRSDFFQGLSGRRKKAAFVLMTIWGITIGLHLVAWGTWIVFGLTALFLLQAVRLVWAKPEETPPPLCDEALANAPSVSLLVAAKNEEAVIGQLVNQLCNLDYPVPKYDLWVVDDHSTDQTPVILEQLAQQYPQLKIIRRPANAEGGKSGALNQVFPLTTGDIVGVFDADAKVSPDLLRCVVPLFEAQEMGAVQVRKSIANASLNFWTKGQAAEMSLDGYFQQQRIAIGGIGELRGNGQFVRRSALINCGGWNEQTITDDLDLTVRLHLDNWKIGFLSQPAVEEEGVTNLKSLWHQRNRWGEGGYQRYLDYWRFICTQPMGWRKKLDMFSFILMQYILPTAAVPDFMMMTVRHRLPIFSPLTGLILFLSCWGIFNGVRRAQSDQKLGLGEIFSLGWQSLKGLWYMMHWFIILPSVTTRMSVRPKRLKWVKTVHQGH; the protein is encoded by the coding sequence ATGCCAGACAAATATTGGACAGATAACAGCGAACCTCAAGAATTAGATCCCCTTCGTTCCTTATTATCTGAATGGTCTGATCCCGAAGATGAAGAAGAGGAATTTAGAAGCGATTTCTTTCAAGGATTATCAGGACGGCGCAAAAAAGCGGCGTTTGTCTTGATGACGATCTGGGGCATTACCATAGGACTACATTTAGTCGCTTGGGGTACTTGGATCGTTTTCGGGTTAACTGCCTTGTTTCTGCTTCAAGCTGTGCGTCTGGTATGGGCCAAACCGGAGGAAACTCCTCCTCCCTTATGTGATGAAGCCTTAGCCAATGCGCCCTCTGTTTCCCTCTTAGTAGCGGCGAAAAACGAAGAAGCGGTCATTGGCCAACTGGTCAATCAACTATGTAATTTAGATTATCCTGTCCCTAAATATGATTTATGGGTGGTCGATGATCATAGTACCGATCAAACTCCAGTCATTTTAGAACAATTAGCCCAACAATATCCCCAACTTAAGATTATACGTCGTCCGGCCAATGCAGAAGGGGGTAAGTCAGGGGCGTTAAATCAAGTCTTCCCTCTGACAACGGGAGATATTGTGGGAGTCTTTGACGCTGATGCCAAAGTTTCCCCCGACTTGTTACGGTGTGTGGTTCCCCTATTTGAAGCGCAAGAAATGGGGGCAGTACAAGTGCGTAAAAGTATTGCTAATGCTTCCTTGAACTTCTGGACAAAAGGACAAGCGGCCGAAATGTCCCTCGATGGCTATTTTCAGCAACAACGTATCGCCATTGGTGGTATTGGAGAACTCAGAGGAAACGGTCAATTTGTGCGTCGTTCTGCCTTGATTAACTGTGGCGGTTGGAATGAACAGACTATCACCGACGATCTCGACTTAACGGTTCGTTTACACCTGGATAACTGGAAAATAGGCTTTTTGTCCCAACCTGCCGTCGAAGAAGAAGGGGTGACGAATCTTAAATCCCTGTGGCATCAGCGTAACCGTTGGGGAGAAGGCGGTTATCAGCGTTATTTAGATTATTGGCGGTTTATTTGCACTCAACCCATGGGATGGCGCAAAAAATTAGATATGTTCTCATTTATTTTGATGCAGTATATCTTACCGACGGCCGCCGTTCCCGATTTCATGATGATGACCGTTCGCCACCGCTTGCCCATTTTTAGCCCCCTCACAGGCTTGATTTTATTTCTTTCCTGTTGGGGTATATTTAATGGGGTTCGTCGCGCTCAGAGTGACCAAAAATTGGGGTTAGGAGAGATTTTTAGTTTAGGATGGCAAAGCCTAAAAGGACTATGGTATATGATGCACTGGTTTATCATTCTGCCGAGTGTAACGACTCGGATGTCAGTACGTCCTAAACGATTAAAATGGGTCAAAACCGTTCATCAAGGGCATTAG
- a CDS encoding Cof-type HAD-IIB family hydrolase codes for MNIRLLVLDIDGTIAGESNTVSDKVREAIAAAQNQGIQVALATGRMYHSALRFYELIGSKLPIIAYNGAWIQSPLTGIRHHHFPVSEAIALELLDYFAQSQWQQKIEVHCYIDDQLYVSEVTARTEAYRQRSKMEPILVDDLRNILNLPTTKVLGISQPKVIKKILKELQERYSREELYLTQSTPIYFEATHPQASKGVGIRFLAEEFLNLEASEVMAIGDNFNDIEMLEYAGLSVAMGNAPDAVKKVANWVTPDVEKDGVAIAIKQFLLS; via the coding sequence GTGAATATTCGTTTATTAGTGCTTGACATTGATGGAACTATTGCTGGCGAATCTAATACCGTCAGTGACAAGGTTAGAGAAGCGATAGCTGCAGCACAAAACCAGGGCATTCAAGTTGCTTTAGCGACTGGAAGAATGTATCATTCAGCTTTGCGTTTTTATGAATTAATTGGCTCTAAATTGCCGATAATTGCTTATAATGGAGCTTGGATTCAATCTCCCCTCACAGGTATCCGTCATCATCATTTTCCTGTATCTGAGGCGATCGCGTTAGAATTATTAGATTATTTTGCACAATCCCAATGGCAACAAAAAATAGAAGTTCATTGTTACATAGATGATCAGTTATATGTATCGGAGGTTACTGCGCGTACAGAAGCTTACCGACAACGATCAAAAATGGAACCTATTTTAGTAGATGATTTACGGAATATTCTGAATTTACCTACGACAAAAGTATTAGGAATTAGCCAACCGAAGGTAATCAAAAAAATTCTCAAAGAGTTACAAGAACGTTATTCTCGTGAGGAACTTTATTTGACTCAATCAACTCCTATTTATTTTGAAGCAACTCATCCTCAAGCGAGTAAAGGGGTAGGAATTCGCTTTTTAGCTGAAGAATTTCTCAATTTAGAAGCGAGTGAAGTAATGGCGATTGGAGATAATTTTAATGATATTGAAATGTTAGAATATGCAGGATTGAGTGTCGCTATGGGGAATGCTCCTGATGCAGTGAAAAAAGTGGCTAATTGGGTAACTCCTGATGTAGAAAAAGATGGAGTTGCGATCGCAATTAAGCAATTTTTGTTAAGTTGA